A part of Helicobacter himalayensis genomic DNA contains:
- a CDS encoding FkbM family methyltransferase yields MGFSILKYVLNELETSGLESPKIQNLCRGLDSQSKECVYRILSRQRDAYRNQQSSICASLTNEEIETQRRLHIEFLPNIYQLSQKLFYYNGYFFPADPRTEVSVHWHRHNMENFKNLQKIRQKNIIDVGGFMGDSAVIFEDFTDKKIYTFEATKSNYELLLQTLKLNNATRVVAINKGLGSQKQTLSIYVNGAGSTLCDYDSLQQTSRSEEAEIITLDSYVKENNIEVGFIKVDIEGFEQEFLKGAMETIKTQKPAMLISIYHNGADFFEIKPMIESWDLGYSFKIHKPLDFSVSTETALYCEVLD; encoded by the coding sequence ATGGGATTTTCGATTCTCAAGTATGTTTTGAACGAGTTAGAAACAAGTGGTTTGGAAAGCCCAAAAATACAGAATCTTTGCAGAGGGCTAGATTCACAAAGCAAGGAATGTGTGTATCGCATACTTTCACGACAACGGGACGCGTATCGCAATCAGCAAAGTAGTATTTGCGCATCGCTTACAAATGAAGAGATTGAGACGCAAAGACGCCTACATATCGAGTTTCTCCCAAATATTTATCAATTATCTCAAAAGCTTTTTTACTACAATGGCTATTTCTTTCCTGCTGACCCGCGTACTGAAGTGAGTGTGCATTGGCACAGGCACAATATGGAAAACTTTAAGAATCTCCAAAAGATTAGACAAAAAAATATCATCGATGTTGGTGGCTTTATGGGTGATAGCGCGGTGATTTTTGAGGACTTTACTGATAAAAAGATTTATACTTTTGAAGCGACAAAATCAAATTATGAGCTTTTGCTACAAACACTTAAGCTTAATAATGCTACGCGCGTTGTGGCTATAAATAAAGGTTTGGGCTCTCAAAAACAAACTCTAAGCATATATGTAAATGGCGCTGGCTCAACTCTATGTGATTATGACTCTTTGCAACAAACATCTAGGAGCGAGGAGGCAGAAATCATCACATTAGATTCTTATGTGAAAGAAAATAATATTGAAGTGGGCTTTATAAAGGTTGATATTGAGGGCTTTGAGCAGGAATTTTTAAAAGGCGCAATGGAGACGATAAAAACTCAAAAGCCAGCGATGCTTATTAGTATTTATCACAACGGGGCGGATTTCTTTGAGATCAAGCCTATGATAGAATCTTGGGATTTAGGTTATAGTTTTAAAATCCACAAGCCACTTGATTTTTCTGTAAGCACGGAAACAGCGCTCTACTGCGAGGTTTTGGATTAA
- a CDS encoding class II 3-deoxy-7-phosphoheptulonate synthase, which yields MSQNKWSKQSWRKKAIKQHPVYENTKELEEVEKTLSSYPPLVFAGEARALKSQLAKACAGKAFVLQGGDCAESFLQFNAVNIRDLFKVIIQMGAILTYGASLPIVKIGRMAGQFAKPRSSDTETINGVELPSYRGDLINGVEFEKSARLAQPQRLLQGYNQSAATLNLLRAFAQGGFADLNQVHKWNLNFVKDNAFGKKYEELANRITQALDFMRACGIDSQKFPILREVDFYTSHEALVLHYEEALTREDSLSGEFYDCSAHMLWIGERTRGLDEAHIEFLSGVKNPLGVKIGPTATKEEVMGICEKLNPQNEAGRLNLIVRMGAEKIKQNFPKLLDSLRGEGREILWSCDPMHGNTIKASSGYKTRDFACVLDEVKSFFEIHKANGSVAGGVHLEMTGADVTECVGGSQAITEEGLACNYSTQCDPRLNATQAIEMAFLIADMIKQSR from the coding sequence ATGTCGCAAAATAAATGGAGTAAGCAATCTTGGCGTAAAAAGGCAATCAAACAGCACCCTGTGTATGAAAATACAAAAGAGCTAGAAGAAGTGGAAAAAACGCTTTCAAGTTACCCGCCACTTGTATTTGCAGGTGAGGCGCGCGCGTTAAAATCCCAGCTTGCAAAGGCGTGTGCTGGAAAAGCGTTTGTTTTGCAAGGTGGGGATTGTGCGGAGAGTTTTTTGCAATTTAATGCGGTGAATATCCGTGATTTGTTCAAAGTCATTATCCAAATGGGCGCGATTCTTACCTACGGTGCGAGTTTGCCGATTGTCAAAATCGGTAGAATGGCAGGGCAATTTGCAAAACCGCGTTCAAGTGATACGGAAACAATTAATGGCGTGGAGTTGCCAAGCTATCGCGGGGATTTGATTAATGGTGTGGAGTTTGAAAAAAGTGCGAGATTAGCCCAGCCACAGCGACTTTTGCAAGGATACAATCAAAGTGCCGCAACGCTCAATCTTTTGCGTGCATTTGCGCAAGGTGGCTTTGCGGATCTTAATCAGGTGCATAAATGGAATCTAAACTTTGTCAAAGACAATGCCTTTGGAAAAAAATACGAAGAGTTAGCGAACAGAATCACGCAAGCACTTGATTTTATGCGCGCTTGTGGGATAGATTCTCAAAAATTCCCGATTTTGCGTGAGGTGGATTTTTACACTTCGCACGAAGCGCTTGTGTTGCATTATGAGGAGGCGCTTACGAGGGAAGATTCTCTAAGTGGAGAATTTTATGACTGCTCGGCGCATATGCTTTGGATTGGCGAGCGCACAAGGGGGTTAGATGAGGCGCATATCGAGTTTTTATCGGGTGTGAAAAATCCGCTAGGTGTAAAAATCGGACCAACAGCCACAAAAGAGGAGGTGATGGGAATCTGTGAGAAACTTAACCCGCAAAATGAAGCAGGCAGGCTCAATCTCATTGTGCGTATGGGCGCGGAGAAGATTAAGCAGAATTTTCCAAAACTGCTAGATTCTCTACGTGGTGAAGGGCGCGAGATACTTTGGAGCTGTGATCCTATGCACGGGAATACGATTAAAGCGAGTAGTGGGTATAAAACGCGCGATTTTGCGTGTGTGCTTGATGAAGTGAAGAGCTTTTTTGAGATTCACAAAGCAAATGGAAGTGTCGCTGGAGGCGTGCATCTGGAGATGACAGGTGCAGATGTGACAGAATGTGTGGGTGGCTCGCAGGCAATCACTGAAGAAGGCTTAGCGTGTAATTATAGCACGCAGTGCGACCCACGCCTTAATGCCACACAGGCAATTGAGATGGCATTTCTTATTGCAGATATGATTAAACAAAGCAGGTAG
- a CDS encoding methylated-DNA--[protein]-cysteine S-methyltransferase, with amino-acid sequence MLDRHYYHSVLGKLTLASNGVALVGLWFERQKYFGDVFKIESQDFKTLRPSTDLESSANLAFNAHNTRASDTHKVRKNRSAEVFAQTCKWLDEYFNAKIPDFTPPLAICTTTFRQSVWEILLNIPYGKTMTYGEIAQILAHQRGVVKMSARAVGTAVGHNPIALIIPCHRVIGSNNALTGFTAGVDKKEYLLRLEGIYC; translated from the coding sequence GTGCTTGATAGGCATTATTATCATTCAGTGCTTGGGAAACTCACGCTTGCAAGCAACGGTGTGGCGCTTGTGGGATTGTGGTTTGAGAGGCAAAAATATTTTGGCGATGTGTTTAAGATTGAGTCGCAGGATTTCAAAACATTGCGCCCTAGCACAGATTTAGAATCTAGCGCAAATCTTGCATTTAACGCGCATAACACGCGCGCAAGCGATACGCATAAGGTACGCAAAAATCGCAGCGCAGAAGTTTTCGCCCAAACTTGCAAATGGCTTGATGAGTATTTTAACGCTAAGATTCCAGACTTTACCCCACCGCTAGCAATCTGCACGACAACATTTCGCCAAAGTGTGTGGGAGATTTTGCTAAATATTCCTTATGGCAAAACAATGACTTATGGGGAAATCGCGCAGATTCTTGCGCACCAAAGGGGTGTGGTAAAAATGTCCGCACGCGCGGTTGGCACGGCTGTGGGGCATAACCCGATTGCGCTTATTATCCCTTGCCATAGGGTAATTGGGAGTAACAACGCGCTTACAGGTTTCACTGCTGGCGTGGATAAAAAAGAGTATCTGCTAAGACTAGAGGGAATTTATTGCTAA
- the rny gene encoding ribonuclease Y has product MLEVIGCITFGIFTSVITYFVAKKIFNSNTNILLEQAKARAKAIEYEAEKFLNETKIKRKEQEIALKQEYEERQNSLNREYEQRLCALEKDEERLRASIERERQNINDERQRLSRLENRILNVDSENKKVRQQYESARKEALKVLSNQSGITTKEAKDMLLGYLDEELADEKAHMIRRYEFEARQEAQRKAHYILAQATTRYAGEFATERLINVLTLPSDELKGRIIGKEGRNIKALEMISGVDIIIDDTPNTIIVSSFNLYRRAIALKTLETLIEDGRIQPSRIEEVYEKTKVQMEEQILQDGENIVLDMGLGYMHPELKKLLGKMKYRASYGQNALGHSIEVANLAAIIAGELGGDEKLARRAGILHDIGKALTQEVGGNHVELGVEVCSRYKEHPVVINAILAHHGYEEVKSIECAAVCTADVLSAARPGARREVLESFLKRVQELERIAMDKFGVKQAYAISAGREVRVIVRADLVSDEESVVLAREIAKEIKETLQYPGEIKVSVIREMRAIEYAK; this is encoded by the coding sequence ATATTAGAAGTGATAGGGTGTATAACCTTTGGAATTTTCACTAGTGTCATCACTTATTTTGTCGCAAAAAAGATTTTTAACTCAAATACAAATATTCTCTTAGAGCAGGCTAAGGCACGCGCTAAAGCCATAGAATATGAGGCGGAAAAGTTTTTAAATGAAACAAAAATCAAACGCAAAGAGCAAGAAATCGCACTCAAGCAAGAGTATGAGGAGAGACAAAATAGCCTTAACAGGGAATATGAGCAAAGGCTTTGCGCGCTAGAAAAAGATGAGGAAAGACTAAGGGCAAGTATTGAGCGCGAGAGGCAAAATATTAACGATGAGCGCCAGCGCCTTAGTCGCTTGGAAAATAGAATCTTGAATGTGGATTCTGAAAACAAAAAAGTGCGTCAGCAGTATGAATCTGCGAGAAAAGAAGCACTTAAAGTGCTTAGCAATCAATCTGGCATTACCACAAAAGAGGCAAAGGATATGCTTTTGGGCTACCTTGATGAAGAGCTTGCAGATGAAAAAGCACATATGATACGGCGCTACGAGTTTGAAGCAAGGCAAGAAGCGCAAAGAAAAGCGCATTATATCCTAGCACAAGCCACCACGCGTTATGCGGGCGAGTTTGCCACGGAGCGCTTGATTAACGTGCTAACTCTGCCAAGCGATGAATTAAAGGGTCGTATTATAGGCAAGGAGGGGCGCAATATCAAAGCGCTTGAAATGATAAGTGGCGTGGATATAATTATCGATGATACGCCGAATACGATTATTGTGAGTAGCTTTAATCTCTATCGGCGCGCAATTGCACTCAAAACACTAGAGACACTTATTGAAGATGGAAGGATTCAGCCCTCTCGCATTGAAGAAGTATATGAGAAAACAAAGGTGCAAATGGAGGAGCAAATCCTGCAAGATGGCGAAAATATCGTGCTAGATATGGGGCTAGGTTATATGCACCCAGAGCTTAAAAAACTGCTTGGCAAAATGAAATACCGCGCGAGCTATGGGCAAAATGCGCTAGGGCATTCTATCGAGGTGGCAAATCTTGCAGCAATCATCGCAGGTGAGCTAGGAGGCGATGAAAAACTTGCGCGCAGAGCGGGAATCTTGCACGATATAGGAAAAGCTTTGACGCAAGAAGTCGGGGGAAATCATGTCGAGCTGGGCGTGGAAGTGTGCTCGCGCTACAAAGAACACCCTGTGGTGATTAATGCTATACTTGCTCATCACGGATATGAAGAGGTGAAAAGCATAGAGTGCGCGGCAGTTTGCACCGCTGATGTGCTTTCAGCTGCGCGTCCGGGAGCTAGACGCGAGGTTTTGGAGAGCTTTTTAAAGCGCGTGCAAGAGCTTGAGCGAATCGCTATGGATAAATTTGGCGTGAAGCAAGCATATGCTATAAGCGCGGGTAGGGAAGTGCGTGTTATTGTGCGTGCGGATTTGGTGAGTGATGAAGAAAGCGTAGTGCTTGCGCGCGAAATTGCCAAGGAAATAAAAGAAACTTTACAATATCCGGGTGAAATCAAGGTGAGCGTTATCCGTGAGATGCGTGCGATTGAATATGCTAAATAA
- the cysS gene encoding cysteine--tRNA ligase, which yields MKLYNSAKKEKCEFQSIKPKKLRMYVCGPTAYDYAHLGHARSSIVFDLWRRVFLVNGYEVVFAKNFTDIDDKIIKKLLDSKRTDTPFSSMQELSEFYIQSYLEEMDLLNVLRADIEPRAMENLVPIIEMIEKLLASGYAYEGANGDVYLSIQKDPLYGSLSSRAKEDSQSLQSRIENKSDKIESRDFALWKGYKGEEDLGFTSNFGKGRPGWHIECSAMIEKHLAYKDEIFCIDIHAGGADLLFPHHENEASQTRCATQKELAKYWLHNGFVTINGEKMSKSLGNSFFLKDALKAYHGEIVRNYLLGVHYRLSLSFNELDLLNSKKRLDKIYRLKKRLNSEEASTPKEAKALQEFYQQNLQGADSEFVGSLLEALNEDLNISKALSVIEEMLNHTNELLDKNPKDKGLKARTMCNLNIISALLGVGALHAQEYFQLGVSEEKKATIENLINKRAQAKAQKDYVSADSLREELKNMGVEIMDTPQGTNWEYVG from the coding sequence ATTAAACTTTATAATAGCGCGAAAAAAGAAAAATGCGAGTTTCAAAGTATCAAACCAAAAAAGCTGAGAATGTATGTGTGCGGTCCTACGGCGTATGATTACGCGCATTTGGGACACGCGAGAAGCTCGATTGTGTTTGATTTGTGGCGGAGAGTGTTTTTGGTAAATGGCTATGAAGTGGTGTTTGCAAAAAATTTTACAGATATTGATGATAAGATTATTAAAAAGCTTTTAGATTCTAAGCGCACAGATACGCCATTTAGCTCAATGCAGGAATTGAGCGAGTTTTACATTCAGTCATATTTAGAAGAGATGGATTTACTCAATGTCCTGCGTGCAGATATTGAGCCACGCGCTATGGAAAATCTCGTGCCTATTATCGAAATGATAGAAAAGCTCTTAGCAAGCGGATATGCGTATGAGGGTGCAAATGGCGATGTGTATTTAAGTATCCAAAAAGACCCGCTGTATGGCTCGCTTTCATCGCGTGCAAAAGAGGATTCTCAAAGTTTGCAAAGTCGCATTGAAAACAAAAGCGACAAGATAGAATCAAGGGATTTCGCGCTGTGGAAAGGCTATAAAGGCGAGGAAGATTTGGGCTTTACAAGCAATTTTGGCAAAGGGCGTCCGGGCTGGCATATCGAGTGTAGTGCGATGATTGAAAAGCATTTAGCATATAAAGACGAGATATTTTGCATTGATATTCACGCAGGGGGCGCGGATTTGCTCTTCCCTCATCACGAAAATGAGGCAAGTCAAACGCGTTGCGCGACACAAAAAGAGTTGGCGAAATATTGGCTTCACAATGGCTTTGTAACCATCAATGGCGAAAAAATGAGTAAATCACTTGGTAATAGTTTCTTTCTCAAAGACGCATTGAAAGCTTATCACGGCGAGATTGTGCGGAATTACTTGCTTGGCGTGCATTATCGTTTGAGCTTGAGCTTCAACGAGCTAGATTTGCTAAACTCAAAAAAGCGCCTTGATAAAATCTATCGGCTAAAAAAGCGCCTAAATAGCGAGGAAGCAAGCACACCAAAGGAGGCAAAAGCATTGCAGGAATTTTATCAACAGAATCTGCAAGGTGCGGATTCTGAATTTGTGGGAAGCTTGCTAGAAGCGCTCAATGAGGACTTAAACATTTCAAAAGCTCTAAGCGTGATTGAAGAAATGCTAAATCACACAAACGAACTGCTTGATAAAAATCCAAAGGACAAAGGGCTAAAGGCGCGCACAATGTGCAATCTTAATATTATAAGCGCGCTTTTAGGGGTAGGGGCTTTGCACGCGCAGGAATATTTCCAGCTAGGTGTGAGCGAGGAGAAAAAAGCAACAATAGAAAATCTCATCAACAAACGCGCGCAGGCAAAGGCGCAGAAAGACTATGTGAGCGCGGATTCTCTGCGTGAAGAGCTCAAAAATATGGGCGTTGAGATTATGGATACACCACAAGGCACAAATTGGGAGTATGTGGGATAG
- a CDS encoding FapA family protein, producing MQEFHPVIIRECFDVAQNLERISNLYVLPFGALSFDILEVRTFRAEINGTDSKQKLTKIESSELDSVLQSKCSLRQSFDISVRGAKNEDLMQFVALTLHAHNARANLVLKAGLEIHEDEAFFENLYAEVARQQALQKIIIELESKAKKARIMEILKKGIQTLKQENILNEDSKLSKEFSFELFASEYVPSLPLQAEFYPKIEWEKANDTTMEFASFAVAPNDLVLRLTPPQNGVSGRDLLGDYKQAERTTDNDGQEAKMPEIKYPQGAFNKSDGENGSVLYHAQVLGYVSFLQDELKLLDEKDFKEVSLRSTGNLLGGREKGIALSITSPNPNDDALGKGTILEAAEVDIIGCIGEKSRIFANDLKVHGQTHQSSYLEARTCEIEFHKGSVRADSLKIKQSQLGSIDAGSVEIGELSGGSVRAKEIKIEKLHSNAKLYFSHLLEIKLLDGGENELYISPRAYFKDREKIEANTKFMQDCVDKINRLLELLSKDNATIKRAKPIITQLKAIMTEKKRLNEPIDKRITKAVAEYIVIVRHAQFLKERIHTIQTSAKTCDLELKALDETLKGARILNFGKWHRHNDVFYEYLFPQGRDMMSLENEEQCNICIDELKLKRC from the coding sequence ATGCAAGAATTTCACCCCGTCATTATACGGGAATGCTTTGATGTAGCGCAAAATTTAGAAAGGATTTCAAATCTCTATGTATTGCCTTTTGGTGCGCTTAGCTTTGATATTTTGGAAGTAAGAACCTTTCGCGCGGAGATAAACGGGACAGATTCTAAACAAAAGCTTACAAAAATAGAATCTAGCGAGTTGGATTCTGTTTTGCAAAGTAAATGCTCCTTGCGACAAAGCTTTGATATTAGCGTTCGAGGCGCGAAAAATGAGGATTTAATGCAATTTGTTGCGCTCACATTGCACGCGCATAACGCAAGGGCAAATCTCGTGCTAAAAGCGGGGCTTGAAATACACGAAGATGAAGCATTTTTTGAGAATCTCTATGCGGAGGTGGCGCGCCAACAAGCATTACAAAAAATCATCATTGAGTTAGAATCTAAAGCTAAAAAAGCACGGATTATGGAGATTCTAAAAAAAGGAATCCAAACACTCAAGCAAGAAAATATTCTTAATGAAGATTCTAAACTTAGCAAGGAATTTAGCTTTGAGCTTTTTGCAAGCGAGTATGTGCCTTCACTCCCTTTGCAAGCGGAGTTTTACCCCAAAATAGAATGGGAAAAGGCAAATGACACCACAATGGAATTTGCTTCTTTTGCCGTTGCGCCAAATGACTTAGTGCTAAGGCTCACTCCTCCACAAAATGGCGTAAGTGGGCGAGATTTGCTAGGGGATTACAAACAAGCAGAACGCACAACCGACAACGATGGACAGGAAGCGAAAATGCCAGAAATCAAATACCCACAAGGTGCGTTTAATAAAAGTGATGGCGAAAATGGGAGTGTGCTTTATCACGCGCAGGTTTTGGGCTATGTGTCTTTTTTGCAAGATGAGTTAAAACTGCTTGATGAAAAGGACTTCAAAGAAGTGAGTTTGCGTAGCACCGGGAATCTGCTCGGTGGTAGGGAAAAGGGTATCGCGCTTAGTATCACCTCACCAAACCCAAATGATGACGCACTTGGTAAAGGCACGATTTTAGAAGCGGCGGAAGTGGATATTATAGGTTGCATTGGTGAGAAAAGTCGGATTTTTGCAAATGATTTAAAAGTGCATGGGCAAACGCACCAAAGCTCGTATTTGGAGGCGCGAACTTGCGAGATTGAGTTTCACAAAGGAAGTGTGAGGGCGGATTCTCTTAAGATTAAGCAATCTCAACTAGGTAGCATTGATGCGGGCAGTGTGGAGATTGGCGAGCTTAGCGGTGGAAGTGTGAGGGCAAAGGAGATTAAGATTGAAAAACTGCATTCAAATGCAAAGCTGTATTTTTCGCACTTGCTTGAAATTAAACTTCTTGATGGCGGGGAAAATGAGCTTTACATTTCACCACGCGCGTATTTTAAAGATAGGGAAAAAATCGAGGCAAACACGAAATTTATGCAAGATTGTGTAGATAAGATAAACAGACTGCTTGAGCTTTTGAGCAAAGATAATGCCACAATCAAGCGCGCAAAGCCTATCATCACGCAGCTTAAAGCGATAATGACAGAAAAAAAGCGCCTCAATGAGCCAATTGATAAGCGTATCACAAAAGCTGTGGCAGAATATATCGTCATTGTCCGCCACGCGCAGTTTTTAAAAGAGCGCATACACACCATACAAACAAGCGCAAAAACCTGCGATTTAGAGCTAAAAGCTCTTGATGAGACGCTAAAAGGTGCAAGGATTCTAAACTTTGGCAAATGGCACAGGCATAATGATGTCTTTTATGAGTACCTTTTCCCACAAGGCAGAGATATGATGAGCCTAGAAAACGAGGAGCAATGCAATATTTGTATCGATGAGCTAAAACTCAAGCGATGTTAG
- a CDS encoding 5-formyltetrahydrofolate cyclo-ligase: MFEKKNPFKRTSCACLDTLDKESAKKAFRAKARKALQKAQDSQKSCFDTQSSHINRTLLSILDSQKSRNFRAHRFFLKDKKLQNVSKCKNILFYAPFGFEADIFKLIFALRAKKKKIFLPHIQGINFKMLPFRLPLQKNQYGIYESTKSQFNLTKIHIAVVPVLGIDRSFGRVGFGKGMYDRAFATKKYTRKKQIPIIFVSRIPCVSTRILSQSYDLRGDYFVSAVMWCKRAQYGNNIRSDRVYNLWNFH; the protein is encoded by the coding sequence TTGTTTGAGAAGAAAAATCCCTTCAAACGCACCTCTTGCGCGTGCTTAGATACTTTAGATAAAGAATCTGCAAAAAAGGCCTTTCGAGCCAAAGCGCGCAAAGCATTGCAAAAAGCACAAGATTCTCAAAAATCGTGCTTTGATACACAATCTAGCCACATTAATAGAACGCTTTTAAGTATCTTAGATTCTCAAAAATCGCGCAATTTCAGAGCGCACAGATTTTTTTTAAAAGACAAAAAATTACAAAATGTCTCTAAATGTAAAAATATCTTATTTTACGCACCCTTTGGATTTGAAGCCGATATATTCAAGCTTATTTTTGCACTTCGAGCAAAGAAAAAGAAAATTTTTCTCCCTCATATACAAGGAATAAACTTTAAAATGTTACCATTCCGATTGCCATTGCAAAAAAATCAGTATGGCATTTATGAAAGCACAAAATCTCAATTTAATTTAACAAAAATTCATATAGCCGTAGTTCCGGTTCTTGGCATTGATAGAAGCTTTGGGCGTGTAGGTTTTGGCAAGGGAATGTATGATAGAGCATTTGCAACAAAAAAATATACAAGAAAGAAACAAATTCCTATCATTTTTGTAAGTCGCATTCCTTGTGTCAGTACACGGATTCTCAGCCAGTCCTATGATTTGAGGGGGGATTATTTTGTGAGCGCGGTTATGTGGTGTAAAAGGGCGCAGTATGGTAATAATATTAGAAGTGATAGGGTGTATAACCTTTGGAATTTTCACTAG
- the murJ gene encoding murein biosynthesis integral membrane protein MurJ: MIFKAFLTNSMGILCSRIFGFMRDLCMASFLGAGVASDIFFVAFKLPNLFRRIFAEGAFVQSFLPSFIDTRKKGAFSVIIFCVFFAFIFLLSLCVWQFSGIFTKALANGFSDSQIELAKPIVAINFWYLELIFCATFFGSLLQYKNCFWVSAYNTALLNICMIIALFVARDSEDLQAVYVLSYGVLCGGAAQVVLHFYPLVQFGFFRVFYVGVREIMQSFKMRRNNPSKLDSILCDVNSFFKQFFPALLGSSTAQIASFLDTLIASFLSSGAISYLYYANRIFQLPLAIFAIAASSALFPTIAKAVKNAQTSQALRLMKRAFWLLFIVLLVCVIGGIMLRNEIIWLLFERGKFVREDTLEVALVFAGYMIGLLPFGLARIFSLWLYAHKMQGKAAKISAISLLCGVGFSLLLMRPFGASGLALASSLGGVLYFALTIRIFGAKEFLNMLKNLKAWILLVIIALCEIALLGIFQKYEYVFGISL, encoded by the coding sequence TTGATATTTAAAGCATTTTTAACAAACTCTATGGGAATTTTATGCTCGCGCATTTTTGGTTTTATGCGTGATTTGTGTATGGCGTCATTTTTGGGCGCGGGCGTGGCGAGCGATATATTTTTTGTCGCGTTTAAGTTACCAAATCTTTTTCGGCGCATTTTTGCTGAAGGTGCGTTTGTGCAGAGCTTTTTACCGAGCTTTATTGACACGCGCAAAAAGGGCGCATTTAGCGTGATTATTTTTTGCGTGTTTTTTGCGTTTATTTTCTTACTAAGCCTTTGTGTGTGGCAGTTTAGCGGGATTTTTACAAAGGCGCTGGCAAATGGATTTTCAGATTCTCAAATCGAGCTTGCAAAGCCCATTGTGGCAATAAATTTTTGGTATTTAGAGCTTATTTTTTGTGCGACATTTTTTGGCTCGCTGTTGCAGTATAAAAACTGCTTTTGGGTGAGCGCGTATAACACGGCGCTTTTAAATATCTGTATGATTATTGCGCTGTTTGTCGCGCGTGATAGCGAGGATTTACAAGCGGTGTATGTGCTAAGTTATGGCGTTTTGTGCGGTGGCGCAGCGCAGGTGGTGTTGCATTTTTATCCTTTGGTGCAGTTTGGATTTTTTAGGGTGTTTTATGTCGGTGTGCGTGAAATAATGCAAAGCTTTAAGATGCGCAGAAACAATCCAAGCAAGCTAGATTCTATCTTGTGCGATGTGAATAGCTTTTTTAAGCAGTTTTTCCCCGCACTTTTGGGAAGCTCCACCGCACAAATTGCGTCATTTTTAGACACGCTCATCGCCTCGTTTTTAAGCTCTGGGGCAATTAGCTACCTCTATTATGCAAACAGAATCTTTCAGCTCCCACTCGCCATTTTTGCCATTGCGGCTTCTAGCGCCCTTTTTCCCACTATTGCAAAAGCTGTCAAAAATGCGCAAACTTCCCAAGCTCTAAGGCTTATGAAACGCGCTTTTTGGTTACTTTTTATTGTTTTGTTAGTGTGCGTGATTGGCGGGATAATGCTAAGAAATGAGATTATTTGGCTACTTTTTGAGCGCGGAAAGTTTGTGCGCGAGGATACTTTGGAAGTCGCACTTGTATTTGCTGGCTATATGATTGGCTTGCTGCCTTTTGGACTTGCGAGAATCTTTTCACTCTGGCTTTATGCACACAAAATGCAGGGCAAAGCCGCAAAGATTTCCGCCATTTCGCTTTTATGCGGGGTGGGATTTTCACTCCTTTTAATGCGTCCATTTGGCGCAAGTGGGCTAGCGCTCGCATCTTCGCTTGGTGGGGTGCTGTATTTTGCACTTACAATTAGAATCTTTGGGGCAAAAGAGTTTTTAAATATGCTTAAAAATCTTAAAGCTTGGATTTTGCTTGTTATAATTGCGCTTTGTGAAATTGCACTTTTGGGTATTTTTCAAAAATATGAATATGTATTTGGGATTTCTTTGTAG